In Vibrio tritonius, the following are encoded in one genomic region:
- the fadI gene encoding acetyl-CoA C-acyltransferase FadI, translating to MAHQENCVTTCSRERVAFVAGLRTPFARQGTELKALPAVELGKMVVRELLLRSHVDPRWIDQVVFGQVIQMPEAPNIAREIVIGTGMPVTTDAYSVSRACATSFQAVASVAESIVAGSIEAGIAGGADSSSVLPIGVSKPLAATLLAMSKKRSWLDKLSLLRRLHMRDFLPVALPIADYSTGLSMGQIAEQMAKSHSISRHDQDEFAFRSHQLATQAWDQGSLNEQVMVAFPEPYSNWLERDNTLRADASLDDYAMLKPVFDRRYGSVTAGNSSPLTDGASAVLLMREGRAKELGLPIMGFLRSYAFTGIEVMQDMLMGPAYAIPTALERAGIGLKDLTLIDMHEAFSSQVLANVRALGSNTFSTTRLGRKTAVGEVDWERFNVQGGSIAYGHPFAATGTRMLTQTLYALRKRGGGLALTSACAAGGLGVAMVLEVEE from the coding sequence ATGGCTCATCAAGAGAATTGTGTGACGACATGTTCTAGAGAGCGTGTCGCCTTTGTCGCAGGATTACGCACGCCATTTGCTCGCCAAGGTACAGAGCTAAAAGCTCTACCAGCGGTTGAATTAGGTAAAATGGTGGTGCGAGAGTTACTACTTCGCTCACATGTTGATCCACGCTGGATTGATCAAGTGGTTTTTGGCCAAGTTATTCAAATGCCGGAAGCACCAAATATTGCCCGTGAGATAGTGATTGGCACCGGGATGCCTGTTACAACGGATGCGTATAGTGTGTCTCGTGCCTGTGCGACCAGTTTTCAGGCCGTCGCTTCGGTCGCCGAAAGTATTGTTGCAGGGTCGATTGAGGCAGGAATTGCTGGTGGTGCGGATTCTAGTTCTGTGCTGCCTATTGGTGTGTCAAAGCCTTTAGCTGCCACCTTGTTGGCCATGTCGAAAAAACGTTCTTGGCTAGATAAACTCTCTTTGTTACGCCGGTTACATATGCGAGATTTCTTACCTGTCGCACTGCCTATAGCTGATTATTCCACGGGCCTTTCTATGGGGCAAATCGCTGAACAAATGGCGAAAAGCCATAGTATCAGTCGGCACGACCAAGATGAATTTGCCTTTCGTTCTCACCAACTCGCAACGCAAGCGTGGGATCAAGGCAGCTTAAACGAACAAGTCATGGTGGCATTCCCCGAACCTTATTCTAACTGGCTAGAGCGAGATAACACGCTAAGAGCCGATGCCTCACTCGATGACTACGCTATGCTCAAACCGGTATTTGATCGCCGCTATGGTTCGGTTACCGCAGGCAATAGTTCACCGTTAACCGATGGGGCATCTGCCGTTCTATTAATGAGAGAAGGCCGTGCTAAAGAGTTAGGGTTACCTATTATGGGATTTCTGCGATCTTATGCCTTTACGGGGATTGAGGTGATGCAGGATATGTTAATGGGGCCAGCCTATGCTATTCCCACAGCTCTTGAGCGGGCGGGAATTGGCCTTAAAGATTTAACCCTTATCGATATGCACGAAGCTTTTTCCTCCCAAGTGCTCGCTAATGTGCGGGCATTGGGCAGTAATACGTTTTCTACAACACGTCTTGGTCGTAAAACTGCAGTTGGAGAGGTGGATTGGGAACGCTTTAATGTGCAAGGCGGATCGATTGCCTATGGTCACCCTTTTGCGGCAACAGGCACGAGAATGCTGACTCAAACCTTGTATGCACTGCGCAAACGTGGTGGTGGCTTGGCTTTAACAAGCGCATGTGCTGCTGGAGGCTTGGGTGTGGCAATGGTACTGGAGGTGGAAGAATGA